Within the Dolichospermum compactum NIES-806 genome, the region ATCTACACCCAAACTATTATTTTCTAGGAAAGTTATCTGAGACTGACAATTATTATTTGTGGCTAAGGCTGTTTGTAGTGAACCGTTGTAATAAATACCATAGAGGAAATTTCTTAACAGTATATTCAAATATTTCTGTTTTAAGGAAGGTGAGTTTTGTTGAAACCTATTTGCTATATTTGTGGGTAGGGCAAAAGGTTGATAATTGGGATGGTAAATACAAAAATTAGGTTCGATCTGGATATTACTGGCAATATCGAATAATGAATTGAGAATTTGATTGGTAGAGTCATCAAACATTAATTTGTTTTGCACCTCAAATTTTAGGAAAATATATATTTCAAGAATTATTGAACGCAGATAAACGCGGATAATAAGCGATGAATTCATGGATTTTATGATTCTGTTTAGCCTTACTAATAAACGCGGAGGCGAGTTTTTTCGTAATAAATACGGACTAATTGTTGTTCTTTTTGGGGTTGGGGAAGTTTCTGAAGTGTGGGGACAGATTGGAGGATTTCGGCGGCGGAAATGCCAAAAATTGTTAATACTGATTGGTCTGGCATTGTTAAGAGGCTTTTAGCAACTTCGAGCATACATAAGTTACTGTTGTCAAAGGATTTTTGGGATTCAATTCTGTGTTGAATTTGTTGAATTAATGCTAAACCGGCAAACTTAATTACCCGCAAAATGAAGTCTTGATGATATTCTAAAATCATGGGGAAGGCATCAAGATAAGCCTGAATTAAAGCTAAGATTGAAGGCTGTATTGCTTCTAGAGGAATCATGGCTAAATTTAAAGATTCTTCTAGCTCTAAAGTCGAATCTACTATTAGGCTGGACAGCCACACGCCTAAATAACTGGCTAATAAAGTTCCTAAGTCAAAAGCTGGATCTCCCCAACCGCAAGCTTCCCAGTCAATTAATTTTGTCAAGCAGTTATCTAGCTGTTCCCATCGAGAATGAACTAGAATATTGCTTAATTGTAAATCGTTGTGAGTTAAACAAGATGGTTTCCAATCATAAGCTAAGTCAGCGATCGCCGATTCTAAACTTTCGTAACGCTGATACAGAAGATGAAATTGTAGCGCTTCAGTAGGAATTGTCCCAAATGTGTCTGGATTTACTGAGGGTATACCTTGGGCAGGATTGTAAAAATTATAGCGAAACTGTCCTGCGGGGGCAGTAGACATAAAATCACGATACTCACGTTTATTAAACGTGGCTCGGTGTAATCCTGCTAACGTAGTACCAATCGCGCTGGCGATCGCTGTGGGGAATATACTACTCTGTTGATAAAATTTTCCTAACTCCACATATTCGCTGAAGTAGCTCCGCACCAGAATAGAATTCTCTTCATCAAAGTGTAACAATGATGATACGATCGCCCCAATAT harbors:
- a CDS encoding aminoglycoside phosphotransferase family protein, with translation MLLSLSSQNVIQYLHKAGLCSAEDGAAYKSVLPENSNKNGNLLVILADNRQLLIKQERNINNEQNCHELFNEWLFHQLLQNFPVIGNIGAIVSSLLHFDEENSILVRSYFSEYVELGKFYQQSSIFPTAIASAIGTTLAGLHRATFNKREYRDFMSTAPAGQFRYNFYNPAQGIPSVNPDTFGTIPTEALQFHLLYQRYESLESAIADLAYDWKPSCLTHNDLQLSNILVHSRWEQLDNCLTKLIDWEACGWGDPAFDLGTLLASYLGVWLSSLIVDSTLELEESLNLAMIPLEAIQPSILALIQAYLDAFPMILEYHQDFILRVIKFAGLALIQQIQHRIESQKSFDNSNLCMLEVAKSLLTMPDQSVLTIFGISAAEILQSVPTLQKLPQPQKEQQLVRIYYEKTRLRVY